Proteins from one Bos indicus x Bos taurus breed Angus x Brahman F1 hybrid chromosome 19, Bos_hybrid_MaternalHap_v2.0, whole genome shotgun sequence genomic window:
- the XYLT2 gene encoding xylosyltransferase 2, translated as MVASARVQKLVRRYKLAIATALAILLLQGLVVWSFSVLEDDEPGEKGRQKKSRPLDPSEGSKDTDSSAGRRGSAGRRHGRWRGRAESPGVPVAKVVRAVTSRHRTGRRIPPTPPPEAPGRQNLSGAAAEEALVGAAGFPHGDTGSVEGAPQPTDNSFTPKCEIVGKDALSALARASSKQCQQEIANVVCLHQAGSLMPKAVPRHCQRAGKMSPGIPWDEVRAQQPADGPPVRIAYMLVVHGRAIRQLKRLLKAVYHKQHFFYVHVDERSNYLHREVVELARQYDNVRVTPWRMVTIWGGASLLRMYLRSMQDLLEVPGWAWDFFINLSATDYPTRTNEELVAFLSKNRDKNFLKSHGRDNSRFIKKQGLDRLFHECDSHMWRLGERQIPAGIVVDGGSDWFVLTRSFVEYVVYTDDPLVAQLRQFYTYTLLPAESFFHTVLENSPACESLVDNNLRVTNWNRKLGCKCQYKHIVDWCGCSPNDFKPQDFLRLQQVSRPTFFARKFESTVNQEVLEILDFHLYGSYPPGTPALKAYWENTYDVADGPSGLSDVMLTAYTAFARLSLRHITTAASPLANPLCRFEPRGLPSSVHLYFYDDHFQGYLVTQAVQSSAQGPAETLEMWLMPQGSLKLLGHSDQASRLQSLEVGTEWDPKERLFRNFGGLLGPLDEPVAMQRWARGPNLTVTVVWIDPTYVVATSYDIVVDAETEVTQYKPPLSRPLRPGAWTVRLLQFWEPLGETRFLVLPLTFNRKLPLRKDDASWLHAGPPHNEYMEQSFQGLSGILNLPQPEPAEEAARLHAELTGPALEAWTDGELSSFWSVAGVCAVGPSACPSLELCRLTSWSSLSPDPKSELGPVKADGRLR; from the exons AAAGGAAGGCAGAAGAAGTCACGGCCACTCGACCCCAGCGAAGGCTCCAAGGACACAGACAGTTCAGCTGGGCGGCGGGGCAGCGCAGGCAGAAGGCATGGGCGCTGGCGGGGCCGCGCTGAGAGCCCCGGTGTGCCCGTGGCCAAGGTGGTACGGGCAGTAACTAGCCGGCACAGAACCGGCCGGCggatcccccccaccccacccccagaggcCCCAGGCCGCCAGAACCTGAGCGGGGCAGCGGCTGAGGAGGCGCTGGTTGGGGCGGCTGGCTTCCCACATGGAGACACGGGGAGTGTGGAGGGCGCCCCCCAGCCCACAGACAACAGCTTCACACCCAAATGCGAGATCGTTGGCAAGGACGCTCTGTCTGCACTGGCCCGGGCCAGCTCCAAGCAGTGCCAGCAGGAGATCGCCAACGTGGTGTGCCTGCACCAGGCCGGGAGCCTCATGCCCAAGGCTGTGCCCCGGCACTGCCAGCGGGCTG GAAAGATGAGCCCTGGCATCCCGTGGGACGAGGTCCGGGCCCAGCAGCCCGCAGATGGCCCCCCAGTACGAATCGCCTACATGCTGGTGGTTCATGGCCGCGCCATCCGCCAGCTGAAGCGTCTCCTCAAGGCTGTGTACCACAAGCAGCACTTCTTCTATGTCCATGTGGACGAG cGCTCCAACTACCTGCACCGAGAGGTAGTGGAGCTGGCCCGGCAGTATGACAACGTGCGGGTAACGCCCTGGCGCATGGTCACCATCTGGGGCGGGGCCAGCCTGCTGAGGATGTATCTGCGGAGCATGCAGGACCTGCTGGAGGTGCCCGGCTGGGCCTGGGACTTCTTCATCAACCTCAGTGCCACTGACTACCCGACAAG GACCAATGAGGAGCTCGTAGCTTTCCTGTCCAAGAACCGGGACAAGAATTTCCTCAAGTCTCATGGTCGGGACAACTCCAG GTTCATCAAGAAACAGGGCCTGGACCGGCTCTTCCACGAGTGTGATTCGCACATGTGGCGTCTGGGCGAGCGGCAGATCCCAGCAGGCATTGTGGTGGATGGCGGCTCAGACTGGTTCGTGCTAACTCGCAGCTTTGTGGAGTATGTGGTGTACACAGACGACCCGCTTGTGGCCCAGCTGCGTCAGTTCTACACATACACGCTGCTCCCGGCCGAG TCCTTCTTTCACACGGTGCTGGAGAACAGCCCAGCCTGCGAGAGCCTCGTGGACAACAACCTGCGGGTCACCAACTGGAACCGCAAGCTGGGCTGCAAGTGCCAGTACAAGCACATCGTGGACTGGTGCGGCTGCTCGCCCAACGACTTCAAGCCGCAGGACTTCCTACGGCTGCAG CAAGTCTCCAGACCCACCTTCTTCGCCCGCAAGTTTGAATCTACTGTGAACCAGGAGGTACTGGAAATCCTGGACTTCCACCTATATGGCAGCTACCCCCCCGGCACCCCAGCCCTCAAGGCCTACTGGGAGAACACCTATGATGTGGCTGATGGCCCCAGTGGGCTCAGCGATGTCATGCTCACTGCTTACACCGCTTTTGCCCGCCTCAGCCTGCGCCACATCACCACTGCTGCGTCCCCCCTGGCCAACCCACTCTGCAG GTTTGAGCCCAGGGGCTTGCCGTCCAGCGTGCACCTGTATTTCTATGACGACCATTTCCAGGGCTACTTGGTGACGCAGGCGGTGCAGTCCTCAGCCCAGGGGCCGGCAGAGACGCTTGAGATGTGGCTGATGCCCCAGGGGTCGCTGAAGCTGTTGGGGCACAGTGACCAGGCCAGCCGGCTCCAGAGTTTGGAG gTCGGCACCGAGTGGGACCCCAAAGAGCGTCTCTTCCGGAACTTTGGGGGGTTGCTGGGGCCGCTGGACGAGCCTGTGGCCATGCAGCGCTGGGCCCGGGGCCCCAACCTCACAGTCACCGTGGTGTGGATCGACCCCACCTATGTGGTGGCCACATCTTACGACATCGTGGTAGACGCGGAAACGGAGGTCACGCAGTACAAACCCCCACTGAGCCGGCCCCTGCGGCCAGGGGCCTGGACTGTTCGACTGCTTCAGTTCTGGGAACCCCTGGGTGAGACCCGCTTCCTCGTGCTGCCCTTGACCTTCAACCGCAAACTACCTCTCAGGAAAG ATGATGCCAGCTGGCTGCACGCTGGACCACCCCACAACGAGTATATGGAACAGAGTTTCCAGGGCTTGAGTGGCATCCTGAACCTGCCTCAGCCAGAGCCCGCGGAGGAGGCTGCCCGACTACATGCAGAGCTCACGGGCCCGGCGCTGGAGGCCTGGACAGATGGGGAACTAAGCAGCTTCTGGTCTGTGGCCGGAGTGTGTGCCGTGGGCCCCTCCGCCTGTCCCTCCCTGGAGCTCTGCAGACTGACCAGCTGGAGCTCTCTGTCCCCGGACCCCAAATCTGAGCTGGGGCCTGTCAAAGCAGATGGGCGACTCAGGTAG
- the MRPL27 gene encoding 39S ribosomal protein L27, mitochondrial codes for MALAVLAWRTRTAVIALLSPPQAAALAVRYASKKTGGSSKNLGGKSPGKRFGIRKMEGHYVHAGNILATQRHFRWHPGAHVGLGKNKCLYALEEGVVRYTKEVYVPSPSNSEAVDLVTRLPEGAVLYKTFVHVVPAKPEGTFKLVAML; via the exons ATGGCGTTGGCGGTGCTGGCGTGGAGGACCCGGACTGCTG TTATAGCCCTGCTGAGCCCTCCTCAGGCTGCAGCTCTTGCTGTCAGATATGCATCCAAGAAGACAGGTGGCAGCTCCAAGAACCTCGGTGGCAAGTCTCCAGGCAAACGCTTTGGCATCAGGAAAATGGAGG GTCACTATGTTCATGCTGGCAACATCCTTGCGACTCAGCGCCACTTCCGCTGGCACCCAGGTGCCCAT GTGGGGCTGGGAAAGAACAAATGCCTgtatgccctggaggagggggtaGTCCGCTACACTAAGGAGGTCTACGTGCCCAGTCCCAGCAACTCGGAGGCCGTGGATCTGGTCACCAGGCTGCCCGAGGGGGCTGTGCTCTACAAGACTTTTGTCCACGTGGTTCCTGCCAAGCCTGAGGGCACCTTCAAGCTGGTAGCTATGCTTTGA
- the EME1 gene encoding crossover junction endonuclease EME1, with translation MAVNKSSLSLDSSYSDSEELPTFAFLKNKPSSIKRRQPQEDEKIVVVDISDSEASCPSPKLKDPPPIPEAAETVIQTEPVSVLSSGSENEEEFMPLAKRLICKFLTHKQQSPEKSSSPFERVWDHQKASHDWQKQPFTKIRDVPLCGTSERHASNNKDPVVDSPCHQLPAYQTTCSVQSNSLTITKTNAEVPLPQKRRKYSQKVQKSSTQGCQQWGRASQKESTQRQQEGKKKAALVNRLKAQRPEECLKHIVVLLDPVLLQMEGGGQLLGALQSMDCSCVIEAQAVPCSLTWRRKAGPSEDGEEGWVEEPMVLVLLLAEVFMSMIYHFKQGSLGSTEEGKKTLESFVTDITARTAGKDLSLVIVDPEKCFSAPNPLRRKQRAANREQAKEKKKQQKQPEANTGAMVTRVDVEEALVDLQLHTEAQARIVQSWKELADLACAFTKAVAEAPFKKLRDQTSFSFCLESDWAGGAKVDRSGRGLALVWRRQIQQLNRVSLEMASAIVDAYPSPQLLIQAYKRCLSEQERQNLLADLQVRRGEGVTATLRRVGPELSRRIYLQMTALQPDLSLDSAD, from the exons ATGGCTGTAAACAAGTCCTCACTCTCACTGGATTCCAGTTACAGTGACTCTGAGGAGCTGCCAACATTTGCCTTTCTGAAGAATAAACCATCTTCAATAAAGAGGAGGCAGCCTCAGGAGGATGAGAAGATTGTAGTGGTTGACATCTCAGACTCtgaggcctcctgtccatcaccaaaattGAAAGATCCACCACCCATTCCAGAGGCCGCTGAAACTGTCATACAAACAGAGCCAGTCAGTGTGCTaagcagtggaagtgagaatgaGGAGGAATTTATGCCCCTGGCTAAGAGGCTTATTTGTAAGTTTTTGACTCACAAACAGCAGAGCCCTGAAAAATCCAGCTCCCCATTTGAAAGAGTTtgggatcatcaaaaagcatCACATGACTGGCAAAAACAGCCATTTACAAAGATCCGTGATGTTCCCCTCTGTGGTACCTCAGAGAGGCATGCATCAAATAACAAGGACCCTGTGGTAGACAGTCCATGCCATCAGCTGCCAGCCTACCAGACTACCTGCTCTGTCCAGAGCAACAGCTTGACAATAACCAAAACAAATGCTGAGGTGCCCCTGCCTCAGAAGAGACGCAAGTATAGTCAGAAGGTCCAGAAGAGCAGCACACAGGGATGCCAGCAGTGGGGACGAGCAAGCCAGAAGGAGAGCACCCAGAGGcagcaggaagggaagaagaaggcAGCTCTGGTGAACAGGCTGAAAGCTCAGAGGCCAGAGGAGTGCTTAAAGCACATCGTTGTGCTGCTGGATCCAG TGCTCTTACAGATGGAAGGTGGGGGTCAGCTCCTCGgagccctgcagtccatggattgctCCTGTGTGATTGAGGCGCAGGCTGTGCCTTGCAGCCTCACGTGGAGGAGAAAGGCTGGGCCCTCTGAG GATGGCGAGGAGGGCTGGGTGGAAGAGCCCATGGTTCTGGTGCTGCTCCTGGCAGAGGTGTTTATGTCCATGATCTACCACTTCAAGCAG GGAAGTCTGGGCAGCactgaggaagggaagaaaacacTTGAGAGCTTTGTGACTGACATCACAGCAAGGACAGCTGGGAAAGATCTGTCACTGGTGATTGTGGATCCAGAGAAGTGCTTCAG TGCTCCAAATCCTCTAAGAAGGAAACAGAGGGCGGCAAATAGAGAACAGGccaaggaaaagaagaagcagcAGAAACAACCAGAGGCCAACACAGGGGCCATGGTGACCAGGGTAGATGTGGAAGAG GCACTGGTAGATCTGCAGCTGCACACAGAAGCCCAGGCTCGAATTGTGCAGAGCTGGAAAGAGCTGGCTGACTTGGCATGCGCGTTCACAAAGGCTGTGGCTGAAGCGCCCTTCAA GAAGCTCCGAGATCAAACTAGtttctccttctgcctggagAGTGACTGGGCTGGAGGGGCCAAGGTGGACCGCTCTGGCAGGGGGCTTGCACTGGTCTGGAGGAGACAGATTCAGCAGCTGAACCGGGTCAGTCTGGAGATGGCCAGTGCCATTGTGGACGCCTATCCGTCCCCACAGCTCCTGATCCAG GCTTATAAGCGGTGTCTTTCTGAGCAAGAACGCCAGAATTTGCTCGCAGACTTACAGGTGCGCCGTGGGGAAGGCGTGACAGCCACCTTGCGCCGTGTTGGACCAGAGCTGTCCAGGCGTATCTACCTTCAGATGACAGCTTTGCAGCCAGATCTCTCCTTAGACAGTGCAGACTGA